Proteins from a genomic interval of Pseudophryne corroboree isolate aPseCor3 chromosome 4, aPseCor3.hap2, whole genome shotgun sequence:
- the MRPL57 gene encoding large ribosomal subunit protein mL63 translates to MFLTNVLLRKGIPGRQWIGKYRRPRVVTWNMKRSMINRLEIEAETEYWISRPYMTKDQEHGHAAARRYTEFQELKARQMANFPEHKYLQDHLNHLNVTKKWTIT, encoded by the coding sequence ATGTTCTTGACGAATGTCCTCCTAAGAAAAGGGATACCTGGTCGTCAGTGGATTGGGAAGTACAGACGGCCCAGGGTGGTCACCTGGAATATGAAAAGGTCAATGATTAACAGGCTGGAGATAGAAGCAGAGACTGAGTACTGGATAAGCCGGCCCTACATGACTAAAGATCAGGAACATGGTCATGCTGCAGCGCGGAGGTACACAGAATTCCAGGAGCTGAAGGCCCGGCAGATGGCAAACTTTCCTGAGCATAAATACTTGCAAGATCACTTAAATCATTTAAATGTCACCAAGAAATGGACAATAACTTAA